A window of Streptosporangiales bacterium genomic DNA:
CGGGCGGCGGGCGGCTGTGCCATCATGTGCTCGTGCTCTCTCTCGGCATTATTAGCCCATAGCGCGTTGTGACCCCACGGTCCGACGCGCAGACCTCCCGCGATCCGCGGGGGGTCTTTTTGTTGGGTCCACCTACGACACACTTCTGGACGGAGTCCTCGACCGATGTCTCTCGACGACAGCTTCCACGTGTACGACACCACGCTGCGCGACGGTGCTCAGCAGCAGGGTCTCAACCTGACCGTGGCGGACAAGCTGGTGATTGCGGCGCACCTGGACGAGCTGGGTGTCGGCTTCATCGAGGGCGGCTGGCCGGGCGCGATCCCCAAGGACACCGAGTTCTTCCGGCGGGCGGCGGCCGAGCTGGAGCTGAAGAACGCGAAGCTGGTCGCGTTCGGCTCCACCCGGAAGGCGGGCGCGAAGGCGGCCGAGGACGGGCAGGTGCTCGCGCTGCGCGACGCCGGCACCGACGTGGTGTGCCTGGTGGCGAAGTCGGACTCCAGGCACGTCGAGCGTGCCCTGCGCACCACGCGCGAGGAGAACCTGGCGATGGTCGGCGACACCATCGAGTACCTGGTGGGCGAGGGCCGTCGGGTGTTCCTCGACTGCGAGCACTTCTTCGACGGCTACCGCTACGACCCGGAGTACGCGCTGAGCGTGGTCGAGACGGCCGCGCGTGCGGGCGCGGACGTGGTCGTGCTCTGCGACACCAACGGCGGCATGCTCCCGCACGAGGTGACCGAGGTCGTCGCGTCGGTCGCCGCGGCGACCGACGCCCGGCTGGGCATCCACGCGCACAACGACACCGGCTGCGCCGTCGCCAACACGCTGGCCGCGGTCGCCGCGGGTGCCACGCACGTGCAGGGCACCGCCAACGGCACCGGCGAGCGCTGCGGCAACGCGAACCTGTTCACCGTCATCGGCAACCTGGAGCTGAAGCTCGGCATGTCCGTGCTGCCGGCGGACAAGGTCGCCGACCTCTACCACGTGGCGCACGCGATCGCCGAGGTCACCAACGTGGCGCCGCAGGCGAGCCAGCCGTACGTCGGGCACGGCGCGTTCGCGCACAAGGCCGGTCTGCACGCCAGTGCCATCAAGGTCGACCCGATGCTGTACCAGCACGCCGATCCCGCGGCCGTCGGCAACGACATGCGGATGCTGGTCTCCGACATGGCCGGCCGGGCGAGCGTGGAGCTGAAGGGCCGTGAGCTCGGTTACGACCTGTCCACGGACAACGAGACGCTCGCGACCGTCACCGAGACCGTGAAGACGCGCGAGGCGGCAGGCTACACCTACGACGCCGCGGACGCGTCGTTCGAGCTGATCCTGAAGGACGCCCTCGACGGCGAGCGCCGGCGGGCGTTCACCGTCGACTCGTGGCGGGTGATCGTCGACCACCTCGCCGAGGGCAGGTCGACCAGCGAGGCCACCGTACGGCTGACGGCGCACGGCGAGCGGCACGTCGTCACGGCAGAGGCGATCGGCCCGTTCGACGCGCTCAACCAGGCGCTGCGGCAGGCACTCGTACGGATCTTCCCCGAGCTCGCCGAGGTCGAGCTGCTCGACTACAAGGTGCGCATCCTGGAGGGCGCGCACGGCACCGGCGCGATCACCCGGGTGCTCATGCAGACCGGTGACGGTCAGGACGAGTGGGGCACCGTCGGGGTCGGCGACAACGTGCTCGCCGCGTCGTGGCAGGCGCTGGAGGACGCCCTGTCGTACTACCTGGTACGACGCGGCCACGCCCATGCTGACTCGCTCGCGGTGCCGGCGGCCGTATAGCCTCGGGCTGTGCGTATCGCGAGGTTTGCCAAAGGCGATGACTTGGCGTTCGGTGTGGTCGACACCGACCAGGGCGCCGAGTTCATCACGGAGATCAACGGTCACCCGTTCCAGCCGAACTACGAGCTGACGGGGAACCGGCAACCGGTAGCCGAGACGAGGCTGGTCGCCCCCGTACTCCCGACGAAGATCGTCGCGATCGGGCGGAACTATGCCGAGCACGCGGTGGAGCTGGGCAACGAGGTGCCGGACGAGCCGATCGTGTTCCTCAAGCCGTCCACCTCGGTGATCGGCCCGGGCGAGCCGATCGCGTACCCGAAGGTCTCCACCGACGTGCACTACGAGGCCGAGCTCGCGGTGGTCATCGGCCGGGTCTGCCGGCAGGTGCCGAAGGAGCGGGTGCGCGACGTCGTGTTCGGCTACACGTGCGCGAACGACGTCACCGCACGCGACCTGCAGCGCCGCGAGCCGCAGTGGGGCAGGGCGAAGGGGTTCGACTCGTTCTGCCCCATCGGCCCGTGGATCGAGACCGACGTGGACCCAGGCGACCTGGCGATCACCTGCACGGTGGGCGACGAGCTCAAGCAGTCCGGCCGCACGTCGCAGATGATCTACGACGTCGCCGGGCTGGTGGAGTACATCACCGAGGCGATGACGCTGCTGCCGGGCGACGTCATCCTCACCGGCACGCCCGCCGGGGTCGGCCCGCTGCAGATCGGTGACCGGGTGTCGGTCACCCTCGAAGGCATCGGCACGCTGACCAACCCCGTCGTCGCCCGCGACTGACCGGTCAGTCGCGCCCGGCGAGTGGCCGGACCCGGCGCAGCACCTCGTCGGCGCCGAGCACCTGACAGATCGCGTGCATGTCCGGGCTGCGGGTGGCGCCGGTCAGCGCGACGCGGATCAGCTGTGCCGCCTCGCGCAGTGCGCCAGGGTAGGCGTCCGGGTCCTTCTTGTACGTCTTCGCGTTCGGCGCGAAGCCGTGCTTGGCGGCCACTTCGCGGATCTGGTCGAACCAGCTCGGCTGGTCGTCGAGGTGCTGGTAGCCGTCGACGAAGTCGGCCGCGAAGGCGCTGGCCACGTCGGCGGGCACGCCGAGCTCCGTCAGCCGCTCGTCGGCGGTACCGGTGACCGGGGTGAACAGTGAAGGGAAGAAGAACCCGTACGCGGCGCGGAAGTCGGCCCACTTCCGCAGGTCCTTGCGCGGGTTCTCGACGCCTTCGCGCTCGACGGCCAGCGCGCGCAGCGCGAGGTCGGGCTCGGCCCCGAGGACCTCGGCCAGCTCACCGTCGAACTCCGCCGCCCAGGTGCGTACGGCGTCGAGGATCGCCTCGCCGCCGAGCGTGGCGATGTGGTTCGCGCTGATGTCGTCGAGCTTCACCAGGTCGACCAGCGGCCCGGCGACGCCGCAGTCGGCGATGGCGATCGGCGTGCGCAGCGCCTCGTCGAGGGGGAGCTCCGCGAGCCGGCCGTTGATCAGCCCGCGCAGGTAGTACAGCACGGCGTCGACGGGGTAGCCGGACTCCAGGTAGAAGTCGACGCTCGCCTCGGGGTCCTTGCGCTTGGACAGCTTCCGCTTGCCGCCGGTGATCTGCTTCATCAACGGCGCGATGTGCGCGTACTGGATCGGCTCGAAGCCGAGCGCGTCGAACAGCTGCAGGTGCAGCGGCACCGAGGAGATCCACTCGTCGCCGCGTACGACCAGCGTGATCCGCATCAGGTGGTCGTCGACCGCGTGCGCGAAGTGGTACGTGGGCAGCCGCGGCGACTGGTCCGACGACTTCAGGATCACCGCGTCGTTGCGGTTCGCCTCGTGCTCCAGGTACCCCCTGATCGCGTCGGTGAAGCCGGACCGGGCGCCCGGGTCGTCGGGGGTGCGGAAGCGCACCACGCGCGGCTCGTCTGCGGCGAGCTTCGCGGTGACCGTCTCCGGGTCCGCGTCGCGCCAGATCGCCCACGAGCCGTAGTAGCCGGTCGGCACCTTGGCCGCCTGCTGGCGGGCGGTGTTCTCGGCCAGCTCCTCCTTCGTCGCGAAGCACGGGTAGGCCCGGCCCTGCCGCATCAGCTCGCGGACGTAGCTCAGGTAGATCCGTTCCCGCGCCGACTGGTGGTACGGACCGTACGCGCCGCGGTCGTCGTCCTCGTCGGAAACGATGCCGAAGTGCGTGAAGGCGCGGTCGAACTGGCCGAGGGCGCCGGCGACCTCCCTGGACCGGTCGGTGTCCTCGACCCGTACGACGTAGCGTCCGCCGGAGTGCTCGGCGAGGTCCTTGTCGATGGTCGCCGCGTAGATCCCGCCGATGTGCACGAAGCCGGTCGGGGAGGGGGCGAACCTGGTCACGTACGCGCCGTCGGGCAGGTCGCGTGCGGGGAACTGCCGCTCCCAGTGCTCGGGGTCTGGCAGGTCCGCGGGGAACAGGGAGTCGACAACGGCGCGGTCCAACATGGAGGTGTAGGTCTCACTTTCGGCGGTCGAGGAGCGCCAACGACGCTCAGGCTAGCCCGTCGGTGCAGCGACGACGCACCGCGACCCCGAGGTGCTGACCACCTTCGCGGCCGCGAGAGGCGTCGGCTAGACTGCTCCGGCAGAGCGGTTCGCTGCTCTCCTTGGGGTATGGGGTAATTGGCAGCCCGGCTGATTCTGGTTCAGCTAGTCTAGGTTCGAGTCCTGGTACCCCAGCGGAATCGAGCAGTATCGTTCGTTCCACTCAAGGCCCCGTTGTGTAGCGGCCTAGCACGCCGCCCTCTCAAGGCGGTAGCGCGGGTTCGAATCCCGTCGGGGCTACGGGCTGGCGGCCCCTGCTCGGTGAGCGTCTGCTCACCTTCGCGGGGGCCGCTA
This region includes:
- a CDS encoding citramalate synthase encodes the protein MSLDDSFHVYDTTLRDGAQQQGLNLTVADKLVIAAHLDELGVGFIEGGWPGAIPKDTEFFRRAAAELELKNAKLVAFGSTRKAGAKAAEDGQVLALRDAGTDVVCLVAKSDSRHVERALRTTREENLAMVGDTIEYLVGEGRRVFLDCEHFFDGYRYDPEYALSVVETAARAGADVVVLCDTNGGMLPHEVTEVVASVAAATDARLGIHAHNDTGCAVANTLAAVAAGATHVQGTANGTGERCGNANLFTVIGNLELKLGMSVLPADKVADLYHVAHAIAEVTNVAPQASQPYVGHGAFAHKAGLHASAIKVDPMLYQHADPAAVGNDMRMLVSDMAGRASVELKGRELGYDLSTDNETLATVTETVKTREAAGYTYDAADASFELILKDALDGERRRAFTVDSWRVIVDHLAEGRSTSEATVRLTAHGERHVVTAEAIGPFDALNQALRQALVRIFPELAEVELLDYKVRILEGAHGTGAITRVLMQTGDGQDEWGTVGVGDNVLAASWQALEDALSYYLVRRGHAHADSLAVPAAV
- a CDS encoding DUF2437 domain-containing protein, whose amino-acid sequence is MRIARFAKGDDLAFGVVDTDQGAEFITEINGHPFQPNYELTGNRQPVAETRLVAPVLPTKIVAIGRNYAEHAVELGNEVPDEPIVFLKPSTSVIGPGEPIAYPKVSTDVHYEAELAVVIGRVCRQVPKERVRDVVFGYTCANDVTARDLQRREPQWGRAKGFDSFCPIGPWIETDVDPGDLAITCTVGDELKQSGRTSQMIYDVAGLVEYITEAMTLLPGDVILTGTPAGVGPLQIGDRVSVTLEGIGTLTNPVVARD
- a CDS encoding glutamate--tRNA ligase, producing the protein MLDRAVVDSLFPADLPDPEHWERQFPARDLPDGAYVTRFAPSPTGFVHIGGIYAATIDKDLAEHSGGRYVVRVEDTDRSREVAGALGQFDRAFTHFGIVSDEDDDRGAYGPYHQSARERIYLSYVRELMRQGRAYPCFATKEELAENTARQQAAKVPTGYYGSWAIWRDADPETVTAKLAADEPRVVRFRTPDDPGARSGFTDAIRGYLEHEANRNDAVILKSSDQSPRLPTYHFAHAVDDHLMRITLVVRGDEWISSVPLHLQLFDALGFEPIQYAHIAPLMKQITGGKRKLSKRKDPEASVDFYLESGYPVDAVLYYLRGLINGRLAELPLDEALRTPIAIADCGVAGPLVDLVKLDDISANHIATLGGEAILDAVRTWAAEFDGELAEVLGAEPDLALRALAVEREGVENPRKDLRKWADFRAAYGFFFPSLFTPVTGTADERLTELGVPADVASAFAADFVDGYQHLDDQPSWFDQIREVAAKHGFAPNAKTYKKDPDAYPGALREAAQLIRVALTGATRSPDMHAICQVLGADEVLRRVRPLAGRD